A window of Primulina tabacum isolate GXHZ01 chromosome 4, ASM2559414v2, whole genome shotgun sequence contains these coding sequences:
- the LOC142542793 gene encoding uncharacterized protein LOC142542793: MMHMTLLQETQGVITWGNFKKAFLEEYFPKADKDSKVTEFFELKQGTMTVAEYAKKFSTLIRYAPWVARNMQEKMHRFLMGLKPQIYDRVVANRSNTYAELLDRAKLAESGLAAVTQEISSGGTSSGKRPTPILQRTILKRIKGPSHQDYFAKAKCETCGGNHHTSTCYRTTRACFRCGKTDHIAKDCTQPKPRPDQVGQQGHKVRTVRVIRRPVQNKNTNGGQAQQKPQARVYALTEEQAEEAEDDVIAGNNLNEEDEYVEYIEEIIEDGDDIEDVP; the protein is encoded by the coding sequence ATGATGCATATGACTCTTCTGCAAGAAACACAAGGTGTGATTACCTGGGGGAACTTTAAGAAAGCATTCTTGGAAGAATATTTTCCCAAAGCGGACAAAGATTCAAAAGTTACAGAGTTTTTTGAATTAAAACAGGGGACCATGACTGTGGCCGAATATGCTAAGAAATTCAGTACCTTGATCCGATATGCTCCTTGGGTTGCAAGAAACATGCAAGAGAAGATGCACCGTTTTCTTATGGGGTTGAAACCCCAAATCTATGATCGTGTGGTAGCTAACAGATCAAACACATATGCTGAATTATTAGATCGGGCAAAGCTAGCTGAGAGTGGCCTTGCAGCAGTTACTCAAGAGATTTCGAGTGGTGGTACCAGTTCAGGGAAGCGACCGACGCCGATATTACAAAGGACTATTTTGAAAAGGATCAAAGGACCTAGTCATCAAGATTATTTTGCGAAAGCCAAATGTGAGACTTGTGGAGGGAACCATCATACTTCTACTTGTTACCGAACTACTAGGGCGTGTTTCAGATGTGGCAAGACAGATCATATAGCCAAGGACTGTACCCAACCAAAACCTCGACCAGACCAGGTGGGACAGCAAGGACATAAAGTTAGAACAGTTCGTGTCATTCGTCGTCCTGTCCAGAATAAGAACACTAATGGAGGCCAGGCACAACAAAAACCACAGGCTCGTGTTTatgcattgactgaagaacaagCAGAGGAGGCTGAAGATGATGTCATTGCAG
- the LOC142542794 gene encoding putative glucuronosyltransferase PGSIP8, which yields MGGKVCGRKVVPGCLIGWLVLNIAAVSVVCERRVHKNAYATMMYMGTPRDYEFYVATRVMLRSLGELKVDADLVVIASMDVPHHWVQALEKEDGAKVMRVNNIQNPYSSQSNFDWRFKLTLNKLYAWNLVDYERVVMLDADNLFLQRADELFQCGQFCAVFINPCIFHTGLFVLQPSVMVFNDMIHELEKGRSNPDGADQGFIGSYFPDLLDRPMFNPPSNGTKLEGTYRLPLGYQMDASYYYLRLRWSVPCGPNSVVTFPGAPWLKPWYWWSWPVLPLGLQWHKQRLQTLGYGAEMPMVFIEAVFYIGIMAVARVARPNLSKLCYRREEKSIFVQMGYKLIAIWSILAAYIVPFFLIPHTIHPLIGWSLYLLGAFSLSCIATNAFLLPVLPILVPWIEILGTLVVMAYPWYPNGVVRALSVFAYSFCCSPILWMSFSKIMSSLQISLEREVFLPRLGENASASGFNKLY from the exons ATGGGAGGAAAGGTCTGCGGAAGAAAAGTGGTTCCGGGTTGTTTAATCGGATGGTTGGTCTTGAATATTGCTGCAGTGAGTGTAGTGTGCGAGAGGAGGGTTCACAAAAACGCGTATGCTACAATGATGTATATGGGTACTCCCAGAGATTACGAGTTCTACGTGGCCACCCGTGTGATGCTCAGATCTCTCGGAGAGCTTAAGGTTGATGCTGATCTTGTTGTCATTGCCTCCATGGATGTGCCCCACCACTGGGTTCAAGCTCT GGAAAAGGAAGATGGGGCGAAGGTGATGAGAGTTAACAATATACAAAATCCATATAGCAGCCAATCTAATTTTGACTGGAGATTTAAACTAACACTGAACAAGCTTTATGCATGGAATTTAGTCGATTACGAGCGTGTGGTCATGCTTGATGCTGACAATCTCTTCCTCCAAAGAGCTGATGAACTTTTCCAATGTGGGCAGTTTTGTGCAGTTTTCATCAATCCTTGTATCTTCCACACCGGTCTCTTTGTTTTGCAG CCATCGGTGATGGTGTTCAATGATATGATTCATGAGTTGGAGAAAGGAAGAAGTAACCCGGATGGTGCAGACCAAGGTTTTATTGGAAGCTACTTCCCTGATTTACTAGATCGGCCAATGTTTAATCCTCCTTCAAATGGAACAAAGCTTGAAGGAACCTATAGGCTTCCTCTAGGCTATCAAATGGATGCTTCTTATTATT ATCTCAGGCTCCGGTGGAGTGTACCATGTGGACCTAACAGTGTTGTCACCTTTCCTGGTGCTCCATGGTTGAAACCATGGTATTGGTGGTCGTGGCCAGTTCTACCTCTAGGACTCCAATGGCATAAACAACGGCTTCAAACGTTAGg GTATGGTGCAGAAATGCCTATGGTATTCATTGAAGCTGTATTCTACATAGGAATAATGGCTGTGGCACGTGTAGCACGTCCCAATTTATCCAAGTTATGCTATCGTCGAGAAGAAAAGAGCATCTTCGTACAAATGGGCTACAAATTGATTGCCATATGGTCCATTCTTGCTGCATATATTGTTCCTTTCTTCTTAATTCCCCACACTATTCACCCACTTATTGGCTGGAGTCTCTATTTGCTCGGTGCCTTCTCACTTTCTTGCATTGCAACCAACGCTTTTCTTCTACCAGTGCTTCCCATATTAGTGCCATGGATCGAAATCTTGGGAACCCTTGTCGTTATGGCTTACCCTTGGTATCCCAATGGTGTTGTGAGGGCACTCTCGGTGTTCGCCTACTCTTTTTGCTGCTCGCCTATTCTCTGGATGTCGTTTTCTAAGATCATGTCATCCCTTCAAATATCTCTTGAAAGGGAAGTGTTCTTGCCTAGATTAGGGGAAAATGCATCAGCCTCGGGTTTCAACAAGTTGTACTGA